The following proteins are co-located in the Melanotaenia boesemani isolate fMelBoe1 chromosome 5, fMelBoe1.pri, whole genome shotgun sequence genome:
- the LOC121640450 gene encoding zinc finger protein 721-like, translated as MRIHTGDKPFSCDECGQRFTQKTSLKRHMRIHIGDKPFTCEECGQGFTQKTSLKRHMRIHTGDKPFNCDECGQTFSQKTHLDQHLRIHTGNKPFNCDECGQRFSHKSGLKRHMRIHTGDKPFSCNECGQRFSQKTNLDQHMRIHTGDRPFSCNECGQRFSQKTNLDQHMRIHTGDKPFRCDECGQRFNQKIHLSQHMKIHTGDKPFFCEECGQRFSHKTSLDIHMRIHTGDKPFFCEECGQRFSRKTSLDIHIRIHTGDKPFNCEECGQRFSHETNLDIHQRIHTGDKPFSCEECGQRFSHETSLKRHMKIHTGDKPFSCEECGQRFSRKTSLDIHQRIHTGDKPFSCEECGQRFSHETSLKRHMKIHTGDKPFNCDECGQRFSHKSSLKQHMRIHTGDKPFSCDECGQRFSHETSLKRHMKIHTGDKPFNCEECGQRFSHETSLKRHMKIHTGDKPFNCDECGQRFSHKSSLKQHMRIHTGDKPFSCDECGQRFSHETSLKRHMKIHTGDKPFNCEECGQRFSHETSLKRHMKIHTGDKPFNCEECGQRFSHETSLKRHMRIHTGDKPFNCEECGQRFSHETSLKRDMKIHTGDKPFNCDECGQRFSHKSSLKQHMRIHTGDKPFNCDECGQRFSHKSSLKQHMRIHTGDKPFSCDECGQRFSCKTSLNKHMRIHTGQRPIPCEVCGELFRWPVSLNRHMRVHAT; from the coding sequence atgagaattcacacaggagacaaaccattcagctgtgatgaatgtggacaaagatttactcaaaagacaagcttaaaacgacacatgagaatccacataggagacaaaccattcacctgtgaggaatgtggacaaGGATTTACtcaaaagacaagcttaaaacgacacatgagaatccacacaggagacaaaccattcaactgtgatgaatgtggacaaacaTTTAGTCAGAAGACACATTTAGACCAACActtgagaatccacacaggaaacaaaccattcaactgtgatgaatgtggacaaagatttagtcacaagtCAGGCTTAAAacgacacatgagaatccacacaggagacaaaccattcagctgtaatgaatgtggacaaagatttagtcagaAGACAAATTTagaccaacacatgagaatccacacaggagacagaccattCAGCTGTAATGAATGTGGGCAAAGATTTAGTCAGAAGACAAATTTagaccaacacatgagaatccacacaggagacaaaccatttagatgtgatgaatgtggacagcGATTTAATCAAAAGATACACTTAAGCCAACACAtgaaaatccacacaggagacaaaccattcttctgtgaggaatgtggacaaagatttagtcacaagaCAAGCCTAGAcatacacatgagaatccacacaggagacaaaccattcttctgtgaggaatgtggacaaagatttagtcgcaagacaAGCTTAGACATACACAtaagaatccacacaggagacaaaccattcaactgtgaggaatgtggacaaagatttagtcacgAGACAAACTTAGACATACACCaaagaatccacacaggagacaaaccattcagctgtgaggaatgtggacaaagatttagtcacgAGACAAGCTTAAAACGACACAtgaaaatccacacaggagacaaaccattcagctgtgaggaatgtggacaaagatttagtcgcaagacaAGCTTAGACATACACCaaagaatccacacaggagacaaaccattcagctgtgaggaatgtggacaaagatttagtcacgAGACAAGCTTAAAACGACACAtgaaaatccacacaggagacaaaccattcaactgtgatgaatgtggacaaagatttagtcacaagtcaagcttaaaacaacacatgagaatccacacaggagacaaaccattcagctgtgatgaatgtggacaaagatttagtcacgAGACAAGCTTAAAACGACACAtgaaaatccacacaggagacaaaccattcaattgtgaggaatgtggacaaagatttagtcacgAGACAAGCTTAAAACGACACAtgaaaatccacacaggagacaaaccattcaactgtgatgaatgtggacaaagatttagtcacaagtcaagcttaaaacaacacatgagaatccacacaggagacaaaccattcagctgtgatgaatgtggacaaagatttagtcacgAGACAAGCTTAAAACGACACAtgaaaatccacacaggagacaaaccattcaactgtgaggaatgtggacaaagatttagtcacgAGACAAGCTTAAAACGACACAtgaaaatccacacaggagacaaaccattcaactgtgaggaatgtggacaaagatttagtcacgAGACAAGCTTAAAacgacacatgagaatccacacaggagacaaaccattcaactgtgaggaatgtggacaaagatttagtcacgAGACAAGCTTAAAACGAGACAtgaaaatccacacaggagacaaaccattcaactgtgatgaatgtggacaaagatttagtcacaagtcaagcttaaaacaacacatgagaatccacacaggagacaaaccattcaactgtgatgaatgtggacaaagatttagtcacaagtcaagcttaaaacaacacatgagaatccacacaggagacaaaccattcagctgtgatgaatgtggacaaagatttagttgcaagacaagcttaaacaaacacatgagaatccacacaggtcAGAGACCTATTCCCTGTGAGGTGTGTGGTGAATTATTTAGGTGGCCTGTCTCTTTAAACAGACACATGCGTGTCCATGCAACATAG